The Caulifigura coniformis genome includes a region encoding these proteins:
- a CDS encoding lipase family protein, translating to MPLTLDVSATTKTKGNAAWFATACDLAYLPETEGVPKFRELLNVDAKLVSVDNTQCYVCTSPTAIVCAFRGSECPNSLDGFKDWLLTNARNFLVLPEGRAGTDFAAAGVGARFHRGFIEALGEIWDPFFKAVDAEFSKQERPVFVTGHSLGGGLAVLAAWRLQRQMIPVQQVYTFGAPMTGNTAAAEAFAKEFPNRIYRFVDYRDMVPKLPTVSLLSNEYGHCLTEVLLGDDAAADGAQGTLGSIASRTTDQVLSLTIMDEIWNHLQSGISAHLMGSYLKEIDSQA from the coding sequence ATGCCTCTGACCCTCGACGTCTCCGCCACGACGAAAACCAAGGGCAACGCCGCCTGGTTCGCCACCGCCTGCGACCTCGCCTATCTCCCCGAAACCGAAGGCGTCCCGAAATTCAGGGAACTGCTCAACGTCGATGCGAAGCTCGTGAGCGTCGACAACACCCAGTGCTATGTGTGCACATCTCCCACGGCCATCGTCTGCGCCTTCCGCGGATCGGAATGTCCGAACTCGCTCGATGGATTCAAGGACTGGCTCCTGACCAACGCCCGTAACTTCCTCGTCTTGCCGGAGGGCAGGGCAGGGACCGACTTCGCCGCCGCAGGCGTCGGCGCGCGATTCCACCGCGGCTTCATCGAAGCGCTCGGCGAAATCTGGGATCCCTTCTTCAAGGCCGTCGATGCGGAGTTCAGCAAACAGGAACGACCTGTCTTCGTCACGGGCCACAGCCTCGGCGGCGGACTCGCCGTCCTCGCCGCCTGGCGGCTCCAGCGCCAGATGATCCCTGTCCAGCAGGTCTACACCTTCGGCGCGCCGATGACCGGCAACACTGCCGCCGCCGAAGCCTTCGCGAAAGAGTTTCCCAACCGAATCTACCGCTTTGTCGACTATCGCGACATGGTCCCGAAACTCCCGACCGTCAGCCTCCTGAGCAACGAGTACGGACACTGCCTGACCGAAGTCCTCCTCGGAGACGATGCGGCCGCAGACGGCGCGCAGGGAACTCTCGGCTCGATCGCCTCCCGGACTACCGACCAGGTCCTGTCACTCACGATCATGGACGAAATCTGGAACCACCTGCAGTCCGGCATCTCGGCCCACCTGATGGGCAGCTATCTCAAGGAGATCGACTCGCAGGCCTGA
- a CDS encoding DUF7919 family protein, translating to MYVPDLTPYAEYDRPNHRIFHVGWIEKNEPFETEEPPEGVIEMLKRQLPFRVLRTRGWFKCRMCRRGEYLQLDEYKQTLGGAEIWIENGQVTYACPDMIIHYIEDHHYKPPAAFYTALKIVDRKGRRPKVPKKNSDLTS from the coding sequence ATGTACGTCCCTGACCTCACGCCCTACGCGGAATACGACCGGCCCAACCACCGCATCTTCCACGTCGGCTGGATCGAAAAAAACGAGCCCTTCGAGACCGAGGAACCGCCTGAAGGCGTCATCGAAATGCTGAAGCGGCAGCTGCCGTTTCGAGTCCTCCGCACCCGCGGCTGGTTCAAGTGCCGTATGTGCCGCCGCGGAGAATACCTGCAGTTGGACGAGTACAAACAGACGCTGGGCGGCGCGGAGATCTGGATCGAAAATGGTCAGGTCACCTACGCCTGCCCGGACATGATCATCCACTACATCGAAGACCATCACTACAAGCCCCCGGCCGCGTTCTACACGGCCCTCAAGATCGTCGACAGAAAAGGCCGGCGGCCCAAGGTTCCGAAAAAGAACTCGGACCTGACGTCGTGA
- a CDS encoding DUF1559 domain-containing protein yields MKPLRRAFTLIELLVVIAIIAILIALLLPAVQQAREAARRTQCKNNLKQIGLAMHNYMDVHGMLPPGMIHNGIAASMWAQPAGQSHVLNHTAWTLVLPYLEQANLYNQFNAAVASNNAQHTGSAPLAVWGDPVVNRPVTSQLIPAFLCPSASPVTRMTLAAGPYAATEAAPITYLLASGGTSEFNTTWTGATVNGTLQDGRVVPVNGAFGNNASARIRDFTDGTSNTLIVGESSLTKHNPAYIAVWGQGKQQALYGITFAQPGSVYECLGKINQKAGPCLTPPTASQGHFGWTYSSQHTGGAHFGLGDGSVRFISENTDWITLCLTSFIRDGHVVGQF; encoded by the coding sequence ATGAAACCACTCCGACGCGCGTTCACCTTGATCGAACTGCTGGTGGTCATTGCGATCATCGCCATCCTGATCGCGCTGCTGTTGCCGGCGGTGCAGCAGGCCCGCGAAGCGGCCCGCCGCACCCAGTGCAAGAACAATCTCAAGCAGATCGGTCTGGCCATGCACAACTACATGGATGTGCATGGCATGCTTCCGCCCGGGATGATTCACAACGGCATTGCCGCCAGTATGTGGGCGCAACCAGCAGGACAGTCGCATGTGTTGAACCACACTGCCTGGACTCTTGTGCTGCCGTATCTTGAGCAGGCCAATCTGTATAACCAGTTCAACGCGGCCGTGGCGTCGAACAACGCCCAGCATACCGGCAGCGCGCCTTTGGCGGTGTGGGGCGATCCGGTCGTGAATCGTCCCGTCACGAGTCAGCTCATCCCGGCGTTTCTCTGCCCGTCGGCCAGTCCGGTGACCCGCATGACACTGGCGGCCGGCCCCTATGCCGCGACCGAAGCCGCTCCAATCACCTATCTGCTGGCATCCGGCGGAACAAGCGAGTTCAACACGACGTGGACCGGCGCGACGGTGAATGGAACCCTGCAGGACGGTCGCGTCGTGCCGGTCAATGGAGCGTTCGGCAATAACGCGTCGGCCCGGATTCGGGACTTTACCGATGGGACCAGTAATACCCTGATCGTTGGCGAGTCCAGCCTGACCAAGCACAACCCCGCCTATATCGCCGTCTGGGGTCAGGGGAAGCAGCAGGCACTCTACGGGATTACGTTCGCGCAACCCGGGAGCGTGTACGAATGCCTGGGGAAGATCAACCAGAAAGCGGGGCCGTGTCTGACGCCCCCCACGGCGTCGCAGGGGCATTTCGGCTGGACGTATTCAAGCCAGCACACCGGTGGAGCACACTTCGGGTTGGGAGACGGTTCCGTCCGATTTATCAGCGAAAATACGGACTGGATCACGCTCTGTCTCACGAGCTTCATTCGCGACGGCCATGTCGTCGGCCAGTTCTGA
- a CDS encoding GNAT family N-acetyltransferase: MANVAWMDLPLFSDALDHGATSMTEPAPEASSTIRPARFDDLENIEDLIEPFVDGGKLLPRTWDELQSLVPTGFVCESNGQIIGFAALEIYSRKLAEIRSLCVARSAQGQGVGKRLVKACVDFATDRAVFEVMVVTSTEDFFKNCGFDFTLPGEKKALFMQTREQP, from the coding sequence ATGGCAAACGTTGCCTGGATGGATCTCCCCCTCTTCTCGGACGCTCTCGACCACGGAGCGACGTCCATGACCGAACCCGCCCCTGAAGCGTCTTCGACCATCCGTCCCGCCCGGTTCGATGACCTGGAAAACATCGAAGACCTCATCGAGCCCTTCGTCGATGGCGGCAAACTCCTCCCGCGCACCTGGGACGAGCTGCAGAGCCTCGTCCCCACCGGATTCGTCTGCGAATCGAACGGCCAGATCATCGGCTTCGCAGCCCTCGAGATCTATTCCCGCAAGCTCGCCGAAATCCGCAGCCTCTGCGTCGCCCGCAGCGCACAGGGGCAGGGCGTCGGCAAGCGGCTGGTGAAGGCCTGCGTCGACTTCGCCACCGATCGCGCCGTCTTCGAAGTCATGGTCGTCACCTCCACCGAAGACTTCTTCAAGAACTGCGGCTTCGACTTCACGCTCCCCGGCGAGAAGAAAGCCCTCTTCATGCAGACGCGCGAACAGCCCTGA
- a CDS encoding co-chaperone GroES produces the protein MAIHEYVEPLGPRILIRKDEGRQKTRGGIVLPDRAEIPTITGRVVDVSAEIANAEDFPVRKYDKVLFHPKNAIPVDLESDNVLYVVPAEDVMAVFRRGPAKKKRETPAVGGDVADSDDSVE, from the coding sequence ATGGCGATCCACGAATATGTCGAACCGCTCGGTCCGCGGATCCTCATTCGGAAGGATGAGGGACGCCAGAAAACCCGGGGCGGAATCGTTCTTCCCGACAGGGCGGAAATTCCCACCATCACCGGCCGCGTCGTTGACGTCAGCGCGGAAATCGCAAACGCCGAAGACTTCCCCGTCCGTAAGTACGACAAGGTCCTCTTCCATCCCAAAAACGCGATTCCCGTCGATCTGGAATCCGATAACGTCCTCTACGTCGTGCCGGCCGAAGATGTCATGGCCGTGTTCCGCCGCGGACCCGCCAAGAAGAAGCGGGAAACCCCGGCCGTCGGCGGTGACGTTGCGGACTCTGACGATTCCGTAGAGTGA
- a CDS encoding type IV pilus twitching motility protein PilT: protein MSGAKAPAAPMPTQSKGPPKVMMTSGDRPDPEINKLFRAQIKFEGSDLHLQTNKPPILRIRGTLRELQMPPITEEQMYNMFYEIMDERQKIIFENEGGADLAHIVEYEGDKWRFRVNLYKQLGIPGMVARKIERTIPNFEGLYLPPVMEDLTKYEQGMVLLAGVTGSGKSTTIASMLDLINRTERVHILTIEDPIEFIYKQDKALINQRELGMDVIDFHVAMKHAVRQDPDIILVGELRDRDTFETAIHAAETGHLVFGTIHASSAPSTVGRILDLFPNDMHQAIRGSLAFNMKAIIAQKLLPTIVDKPKRVPILEIMRFNGIVRKLILEGADEKLIAAIRIGKEEGMQLFNDSIYGFVMKEYISRATAFEVSPNVEELKMMIKGIQVKGPAIL from the coding sequence ATGTCTGGCGCCAAAGCCCCCGCCGCCCCGATGCCGACGCAGTCGAAGGGTCCGCCGAAGGTCATGATGACCTCCGGGGATCGTCCCGACCCGGAAATCAACAAGCTGTTCCGCGCGCAGATCAAGTTCGAGGGCTCCGACCTTCACCTGCAGACGAACAAGCCGCCGATCCTCCGCATCCGCGGCACCCTGCGCGAACTGCAGATGCCGCCGATCACGGAAGAACAGATGTACAACATGTTCTACGAGATCATGGATGAGCGGCAGAAAATCATCTTCGAGAACGAAGGCGGGGCCGACCTCGCGCACATCGTCGAATACGAAGGGGACAAGTGGCGGTTCCGCGTGAACCTGTACAAGCAGCTCGGCATCCCCGGCATGGTCGCCCGTAAAATCGAGCGGACGATTCCGAACTTCGAAGGGCTGTACCTGCCGCCGGTGATGGAAGACCTCACCAAGTACGAGCAGGGGATGGTGCTGCTGGCAGGCGTCACCGGTTCTGGCAAGTCGACGACGATTGCGTCGATGCTGGACCTGATCAACCGCACCGAGCGCGTGCACATCCTGACGATCGAAGACCCGATCGAATTCATCTACAAGCAGGACAAGGCGCTGATCAACCAGCGCGAGCTGGGCATGGACGTCATCGACTTCCATGTGGCGATGAAGCATGCCGTGCGTCAGGACCCCGACATCATCCTCGTCGGCGAGTTGCGCGACCGCGACACGTTCGAAACGGCCATTCACGCGGCCGAAACGGGACACCTGGTGTTCGGTACGATTCACGCGTCGTCGGCACCGTCGACGGTCGGTCGTATTCTCGACCTGTTCCCGAACGACATGCACCAGGCGATCCGCGGGTCGCTGGCGTTCAACATGAAGGCGATCATCGCGCAGAAGCTGCTGCCGACGATCGTTGACAAGCCGAAGCGCGTGCCGATCCTCGAGATCATGCGGTTCAACGGCATCGTGAGGAAGCTGATCCTCGAAGGGGCGGACGAAAAGCTGATCGCCGCGATCCGCATCGGCAAAGAAGAAGGGATGCAGCTGTTCAACGACTCGATCTACGGGTTCGTGATGAAGGAGTACATCAGTCGGGCGACGGCGTTTGAAGTGAGCCCGAACGTGGAAGAGCTGAAGATGATGATCAAGGGAATCCAGGTGAAAGGGCCGGCGATTCTGTAG
- a CDS encoding NAD(+)/NADH kinase: MAAPVRVLVIARDQTDRVQNALRVIEPQLRKRAAIEIVDVATSDDCCSEGLDVDLAIVLGGDGAILRSCRQFGEHQLPILGVNLGRLGFLADVMPEELEKALPQIEARRFHVVEHLMFITEHRRANGETASYLGLNETALMAGGSLSMLDVDLAIDDERVTTISGDGIIVSTPVGSTAHSLSAGGPILAQNLQAFVITPICPHALTIRPIVEHADHVYELSMPEAQEGVTLVVDGQIKTPFQSGDRVTIRKAPVSFLLARLPGHSFYNALHRKLGWGGQARYQR, from the coding sequence ATGGCTGCACCCGTCCGCGTTCTTGTGATCGCCCGTGATCAGACTGATCGCGTCCAGAACGCGCTGCGCGTCATTGAGCCGCAGTTGCGGAAGCGGGCCGCGATCGAGATCGTCGATGTCGCGACGAGCGACGACTGCTGCTCGGAAGGGCTGGATGTCGATCTGGCGATCGTGCTGGGGGGCGACGGGGCGATCCTGCGTTCGTGCCGACAGTTCGGCGAGCACCAGCTGCCGATCCTGGGGGTGAACCTCGGGCGGCTCGGGTTTCTCGCGGACGTGATGCCAGAGGAGCTGGAGAAGGCGCTGCCGCAAATCGAGGCTCGCCGGTTTCATGTGGTCGAGCACCTGATGTTCATTACCGAGCATCGGCGGGCGAACGGCGAGACCGCGAGTTACCTGGGGCTGAATGAAACGGCCCTGATGGCGGGGGGCTCGCTGTCGATGCTCGACGTCGATCTGGCGATTGACGACGAACGGGTGACGACGATCAGCGGCGATGGAATCATCGTCAGTACGCCGGTGGGATCGACGGCACACAGTCTGTCGGCGGGGGGGCCGATCCTTGCGCAGAACCTGCAGGCGTTCGTGATCACGCCGATCTGCCCGCACGCGCTGACGATCCGGCCGATCGTGGAACATGCGGATCACGTGTATGAGCTGTCGATGCCGGAGGCCCAGGAGGGGGTGACGCTGGTGGTGGACGGGCAGATCAAGACGCCGTTCCAGTCGGGGGACCGCGTGACGATCCGCAAGGCGCCGGTTTCGTTCCTGCTGGCCCGGCTGCCGGGGCACAGTTTTTACAATGCCCTGCACCGCAAGCTCGGCTGGGGGGGGCAGGCGAGGTATCAGAGGTAG
- the queC gene encoding 7-cyano-7-deazaguanine synthase QueC has protein sequence MATKRAVILVSGGLDSATALAEARAAGFECYAMSFHYGQRHDEELAAAGRVCDALRVAKHVVIDLNLRSIGGSALTADIEVPKHRDEGTMSAGIPVTYVPARNTVFLSIALGWAETLGAFDLFIGVNAVDYSGYPDCRPEFIAAFETLANLATQVGVEGKGRFQIHTPLIRLTKAEIIRRGVELGVDFGLTHSCYDPTPEGRPCGACDSCILRAKGFAEAGLSDPALKP, from the coding sequence ATGGCGACGAAACGAGCGGTGATCCTGGTGAGCGGAGGGCTCGATTCGGCGACGGCGCTGGCCGAGGCGCGGGCGGCGGGATTCGAGTGCTACGCGATGTCGTTCCATTACGGGCAGCGGCATGACGAAGAACTCGCGGCGGCCGGGCGGGTGTGCGATGCGCTCAGGGTGGCGAAGCACGTCGTGATCGACCTCAACCTGCGGTCGATCGGGGGCTCGGCGCTGACGGCGGACATCGAAGTTCCGAAGCATCGCGACGAAGGAACGATGTCGGCGGGAATCCCGGTGACGTATGTGCCGGCGCGAAACACGGTGTTTCTCTCGATCGCGCTGGGCTGGGCCGAGACGCTGGGGGCGTTCGACCTGTTCATCGGCGTGAACGCGGTCGACTACAGCGGTTATCCCGACTGCCGGCCGGAGTTCATCGCGGCGTTTGAAACGCTGGCGAATCTGGCGACGCAGGTGGGTGTGGAGGGAAAGGGCCGGTTCCAGATCCACACGCCGCTGATCCGGCTGACGAAGGCGGAGATCATCCGCCGCGGCGTGGAGCTGGGAGTCGACTTCGGCCTGACGCACAGTTGCTACGACCCCACGCCCGAAGGAAGGCCCTGCGGGGCGTGCGATTCCTGCATCCTGCGGGCGAAGGGTTTTGCTGAGGCAGGGCTGTCGGATCCGGCGTTGAAGCCGTAA
- a CDS encoding MFS transporter — protein sequence MNLDEEHSRPVVAPSRLRNFGRALGSRNYRLFFAGQAVSLVGTWMTRMASSWLVFRLSGANANWLLGVVNFAGLAPTFFLGPVAGVFVDRWDRRQVLIATQVLSFVQSVALAIVAFLGEPAEATIWLIAGLNLFQGVINAFDMPARQALLVEMVEKREDLPNAIALNSSLVNGSRLVGPALSGMIIAAVGEAWCFVIDAVSYLGVIVALVAMRIAARPRLHVAASVGRHFVEGVRYAAGFPPIRALLLLIGVVSFATMPQSVLLPVFAAEVLHGGSNTLAFLSASMGLGAFGGALYLASRSTVLGLGKVIIAANLMLGAGLIGFSESTTAWISCVLLVLTGAGMMVQMAAANTLIQTLVDEDKRGRVMSFFGMAFQGTAPFGSLLGGWLAARFGPSAVVLGSGVVVLTAGGAFASQLRRLRRHARPIYVQRGILPDTAAGMNAASELPPVAPT from the coding sequence ATGAATCTGGACGAAGAACACAGCCGGCCGGTCGTCGCTCCTTCGCGTCTACGGAATTTCGGGCGGGCGCTGGGCAGTCGCAACTACCGGCTGTTCTTTGCGGGTCAGGCGGTTTCGCTTGTCGGGACATGGATGACGCGGATGGCGTCGAGCTGGCTCGTGTTCCGGCTGAGCGGCGCGAATGCCAACTGGCTGCTGGGCGTGGTGAATTTCGCGGGGCTGGCGCCGACGTTTTTTCTAGGACCTGTGGCCGGCGTTTTTGTCGATCGCTGGGACCGGCGGCAGGTTCTGATCGCGACGCAGGTGCTGTCGTTCGTGCAGTCGGTGGCGCTGGCGATCGTGGCGTTTCTCGGCGAGCCGGCGGAGGCCACGATCTGGCTGATTGCGGGGCTGAACCTGTTCCAGGGCGTGATCAACGCGTTCGACATGCCGGCGCGGCAGGCGCTGCTGGTGGAGATGGTCGAAAAGCGAGAAGACCTTCCGAATGCCATTGCGCTGAATTCGTCGCTGGTCAACGGCTCGCGGCTGGTGGGGCCGGCGCTGAGCGGGATGATCATCGCCGCGGTGGGGGAGGCGTGGTGTTTCGTGATTGACGCGGTCAGCTACCTGGGGGTGATCGTTGCGCTGGTGGCGATGCGGATCGCGGCGCGGCCGCGCTTGCATGTGGCGGCGTCGGTCGGTCGGCATTTTGTGGAGGGGGTGCGTTACGCTGCCGGGTTCCCGCCGATCCGGGCCCTGCTCCTCCTGATCGGAGTGGTGAGTTTCGCGACGATGCCGCAGAGCGTGCTGCTGCCGGTGTTTGCGGCGGAAGTTCTGCATGGGGGCTCGAATACGCTGGCCTTTCTCTCGGCGTCGATGGGACTGGGGGCGTTTGGCGGGGCGCTGTACCTGGCTTCGCGGTCGACGGTGCTGGGTCTGGGGAAGGTGATCATCGCGGCCAATCTGATGCTGGGGGCGGGGCTGATCGGGTTTTCAGAAAGCACGACGGCGTGGATTTCGTGCGTGCTGCTGGTGCTGACGGGCGCGGGGATGATGGTGCAGATGGCGGCGGCCAATACGCTGATCCAGACGCTTGTGGACGAAGACAAGCGGGGGCGAGTGATGTCGTTCTTCGGGATGGCGTTCCAGGGGACGGCGCCGTTCGGCAGCCTGCTCGGCGGCTGGCTGGCGGCCCGGTTCGGGCCGAGCGCGGTTGTGCTCGGTTCCGGGGTGGTGGTTCTGACCGCGGGCGGGGCGTTCGCCAGCCAGTTGAGGCGGCTTCGGCGGCACGCGAGGCCCATCTACGTCCAACGCGGAATCCTGCCGGATACGGCGGCCGGCATGAACGCGGCGTCGGAGCTGCCGCCGGTGGCGCCGACGTGA
- a CDS encoding metal-sulfur cluster assembly factor: protein MSSDLPTLPDVPCPVPATPEPAAAAEAPAEPKTYDGPPPDETAMIEALKEVIDPELMINIVDLGLVYTITLDERQVHVDMTLTSPACPAGPQIVQQSKMALERLGGIEKANIRLVMSPPWSPARMTDEARDILGIF from the coding sequence ATGTCGTCCGACCTTCCCACGCTGCCCGACGTCCCGTGCCCCGTTCCCGCCACCCCGGAACCGGCCGCGGCCGCTGAGGCGCCCGCCGAACCGAAAACCTACGACGGCCCGCCGCCCGACGAAACGGCCATGATCGAGGCGCTCAAGGAAGTCATCGACCCCGAACTGATGATCAACATCGTCGACCTCGGCCTGGTCTACACCATCACGCTCGATGAGCGCCAGGTGCACGTCGACATGACCCTCACCAGCCCCGCCTGCCCGGCCGGACCGCAGATCGTCCAGCAGTCCAAGATGGCGCTCGAACGACTCGGCGGCATCGAGAAGGCGAATATCCGGCTCGTCATGAGCCCCCCCTGGTCCCCCGCGCGGATGACCGACGAAGCCCGCGACATCCTCGGCATCTTCTGA
- a CDS encoding arylsulfatase yields the protein MPQRLALFFAVQCAAFFGAGDVRADRPNVIVVMTDDQGYGDFSCHGNPVLKTPHLDRLHGESIRLTDFHVAPMCTPTRGQLMTGVDCLRNGAMNVSSGRTMLRLKFPTAGDLFTQAGYRTGQFGKWHLGDTYPYRPQDRGFQETVFFPSSHVGSAPDFFSNDYFDDVYSHNGVREKYEGYCTDVFFREAMQWMKRSAEAGAPFFCYLATNAPHGPWYARAEDRQPYADQKEMVAGFFGMLANIDDNMGRLETFLTESGLKQNTLLVFLTDNGGGAGLSVFNAGMRGGKVQLYEGGHRVPCFIRWPDGALRPPGDLASLCEVQDLLPTLLDLCDVSTTTKFDGLSLASQLRGSDTPLPDRTLVIQYSRMDIPAPRFGDACVLHGPWRLVSDRELYDLRSDPRQSRNVLSQHPDVVDRLRTAYRKWWDGIEPGLNQREALIIGSEAENPVLLSPADWEDSFLDQGKQVREGLRRNGGWNVEAAQAGEYRFTLRRWPAEAPGPITAGKPEEKNTAGVFPAGVALPVASARIVVGDQSDEKKVAAEDEAVEFTLTLPAGRTQLRTMLLDAAGQEIAGAYYVNVHRR from the coding sequence ATGCCGCAACGATTGGCCCTCTTCTTCGCTGTGCAGTGCGCGGCGTTCTTCGGAGCGGGCGATGTCCGGGCAGATCGGCCCAACGTCATCGTGGTCATGACCGATGACCAGGGTTACGGCGACTTCTCGTGTCACGGCAATCCCGTTCTGAAGACTCCGCACCTCGACCGCCTTCACGGGGAGAGCATCCGGCTGACGGACTTTCACGTCGCCCCAATGTGTACACCGACACGCGGCCAGCTGATGACGGGTGTCGACTGCCTGCGCAACGGCGCGATGAACGTGTCCAGCGGCCGGACGATGCTGCGGCTGAAATTCCCGACCGCCGGAGACCTGTTTACGCAGGCCGGATATCGAACCGGTCAGTTCGGCAAGTGGCATCTGGGAGACACCTATCCCTATCGGCCGCAGGATCGTGGGTTTCAGGAGACGGTTTTCTTCCCCTCGTCGCACGTCGGCTCCGCGCCCGATTTCTTCTCCAACGACTACTTCGATGACGTCTATTCGCACAATGGAGTCCGCGAGAAGTACGAGGGCTACTGCACCGATGTTTTCTTTCGCGAAGCGATGCAGTGGATGAAGCGTTCCGCCGAAGCCGGGGCCCCGTTCTTCTGTTACCTCGCGACGAACGCGCCCCACGGCCCCTGGTACGCCCGCGCGGAGGATCGCCAGCCCTACGCAGACCAGAAAGAGATGGTGGCTGGCTTCTTCGGAATGCTGGCCAATATCGACGACAACATGGGACGCCTGGAGACGTTCCTGACCGAGTCCGGCCTCAAGCAGAACACGCTGCTCGTGTTCCTGACAGACAATGGCGGCGGAGCGGGACTTTCCGTGTTCAACGCCGGAATGCGCGGCGGCAAAGTCCAGCTTTATGAAGGGGGCCATCGCGTCCCCTGTTTCATCCGCTGGCCGGACGGAGCGCTCAGGCCGCCGGGCGACCTCGCGAGCCTGTGCGAGGTTCAGGATCTACTTCCGACGCTGCTGGACTTGTGTGACGTGTCCACCACTACGAAGTTCGATGGCCTCAGCCTGGCCTCGCAACTTCGGGGATCGGACACGCCCCTGCCCGATCGTACGCTCGTCATTCAATACAGCCGGATGGACATCCCCGCGCCCCGCTTCGGTGATGCGTGTGTCCTGCACGGTCCCTGGAGACTCGTGTCGGATCGGGAGTTGTATGACCTGCGATCAGATCCGCGGCAGTCCCGGAATGTTCTCAGCCAGCATCCGGATGTCGTCGACAGGCTGCGAACGGCCTATCGAAAATGGTGGGACGGGATTGAACCGGGCCTCAATCAGCGCGAAGCGCTCATCATCGGTTCCGAAGCCGAGAACCCAGTCCTGCTCTCGCCCGCTGATTGGGAAGACTCTTTCCTCGATCAGGGGAAGCAGGTCCGTGAGGGCTTGCGGCGAAACGGCGGCTGGAACGTCGAAGCGGCCCAGGCCGGAGAGTATCGCTTCACGCTGAGGCGCTGGCCCGCCGAAGCGCCGGGACCGATCACTGCGGGAAAACCGGAAGAGAAGAACACCGCTGGAGTATTCCCAGCCGGCGTCGCTTTGCCAGTTGCCTCAGCCCGCATCGTCGTCGGCGACCAGAGTGACGAGAAAAAGGTCGCAGCGGAGGACGAGGCCGTCGAGTTCACGCTGACCTTGCCCGCCGGGCGAACCCAACTTCGGACCATGCTTCTCGACGCCGCCGGCCAGGAGATCGCAGGAGCTTACTACGTCAACGTGCATCGACGCTGA